In the Azospirillum humicireducens genome, GCTGTTCGATACCGACCGTTTTGCCCGGTCCATCGAGGCTGCCTACCTCGCCATGTGGGATATCCACGCGGCGGGCGGGCCGCCGCGTGGGTTGGAGGTTCCGTCTCAGGGATAGGCGCAGCGGTCCGCCGTCACCTCCACGAAGGAGCGCTGGGAGGCGGCGAAGGTGAAGCGGTATTCGCTGTTGTCGACCACCAGCGACTGGTGCAGCGGCAGAACGCCGGCGACCGTTGCGGTCTTGCCGCCGATGCCGGTGATGCGGATCGTCACCGGCTGGCCCGGATCGAACCAGCTCTCGGCATTGCCTTGCGCGTTGTGGGCGGATTGGCCTTCGCCGGTGACGGTCACGGTGCCGTTGCCGAAGGTCACGCCGCGGGAGCCGCCCTTCAGCAGCGGGGTGCTCAGCGTGAAGCGTTTGGTGTCGGCCGGTTGGCAGTTGCGCTGAACCTGGGCCTGGGAGATGACGAAGGAGAGGCGGTTGGCGTCCAGTCCGCTCTTCAGCCGTTCGGACACCAGCTGCGTCAGCTTGGCGAGGTCGCCGGTCGGCACCTCCCGCTGCAGGCGGCCATCCAGCTCGGCGGCTCGCGCCTCCGCAGTGCGGGCGGCATGCTGCATCTGTGTGGCCAGAAGCTCCAGCTCCGCCTTCTGGCGCGACAGGGTGGCGATCTCCTCCCGCAGGGTGACGTCGCGGCCTTTCAGCTGCTCGATGCCCATCTGGTAGGAGAAGAGCCCGATGCCGAGAATCAGCGCGGCCAGCAGCAGGAACTTGATCAGGCCGGCCCGCATGCGCTTGCGATACCGTCGTTCGTAGTCGTAACGTCCCAGGGTCATGATGTCGGTCGCGGCGGGCTGTCTCGTCGGGCGATATGGCTAACGGCAACGGCCAAGGGATGCAACCCCCTGGCCGTCCATTCTGCCGTGATGCCTGGACGCTCCCGGCTTGTGTATGGGCGCGCGGATTCTACTGATTGGCCGAACCGCCCCCCAGGAAGCCGGCGTTGATGCCGGGGCTCTTGAACTCGCCGACATTCTTGAAGACCAGACGGAAGAAGATGGTGTTGCCGTCCTGCTCGCCTGTGGTGCTGACCGTGTAGTCGCGGCGGGCGATCGTCTGGAAGACAAGGCATTCGTCGGCATAGGACAGAACCGCCAGGCTGGAGCGCGGACCGGGCTGCGGTTCCATCGCCTGGCTGTGGCTGATGCCGATGCTCCAATAATCGCTGAACTGCGACGACACGCCGAACGACGCCTGCTCCACCCGGTCACGGGTGACCGCAGTGCGCGACGTGGTCTGGTCGACATAGGTGTAGGAGGTGGACAGCCGCAGCAGGGGCACGCCGGCCGAGGCGTTCAGCGAATGGCGGCGGGGCCGGAGCGTCTCATGGTCGATGCGGAAGCCGTAATTCACATCCAGCCAGTCGGCAGGCTGCAGGTCCAGGCGGCCGACATAGTCGGACACACTGTCCTCCAGGCCGGACCCGCCGGTGAAGCCGGCGCTGCTTTCCGTCAGGCGGCGGCTCTGGCCCAGGAACAGGCTGGCGGAGCCCTGGGTGTTGCCGTAGATCGCCGTGCGCAGGCCGTAGGTGATGCGCATGCCGTCGTCCAGCCGGTCGATGCCGGTAAAGCGGTTCGGCTGCAGCAGGTTCACGTCGTCGAATTCGATGTCCAGGCTGTCCTCGTTCGGGAACACCCGGCCGTTCGGCAGCTTGGGCGCGAAGGTCATCTGGCCGATCGGCTCGATCAGCTGGGACGAGTTTTCGCCATAGCGGACGAAGGGATAGCGGACGGTCGCCTGCCCCTGCGGGAAGAAGCGGAAGCGGCCGATATTGTCGTCCCCGCGCGCGGTCGGATTGGCGGAGTTGAACTGCTGCGCCGTATAGCCGGCGACCAGCACGCTGCCCGACAGGGTGGTGACGAAGCCGGCGTTGGAGACGATGTTGCGCTCCCACCCCGGCTGAACGACGACGCGCTGGGTGTCGGGCCCGGCATTCTTGAAACGCGAGACGCCCAGCAGGCTGGTGTCCAGCGACCAGCGGCCACCGAACAGGCTTCCCGGCTCGCCCAGCGCATTGTACTGCGCATAGGGCAGGGCGACCGGTTCGGGAATGGAGTTCCCGTAACGCATGTCCTGGAAGCTGTAGCCGGTGATCGCCGCATAGTTCCGGCCGCGGAAGCCCTCCACATAGGCCTTGCTGGTCAGATAGTCGTCGCGGAAATCGTAATAGCGGCGCAGGAAGGTCGGATCGCTTGCGCGCTTGATGTCGAATCCGGCGCGCCAGGTTTCGTCGATGTCGAACAGGCCGCGCGCGGCGATGTAGCCGCGGTTGCGCGTCTCCTTCGGCGCCGTGCTGCTGTTGCCGCCGTCGCCGCGGGTGATGGCGCCCTCCAGCTCCAGCCGGCCGTTCTCGAAACGCTTGCGGTATTGGCCGCCCAGCAGGGGCCCCTGCTGGGAGTAGTAATGCAGGTCGAAGGTGGCGTCCTGGTCCGGCCCGATGTCCCAGTAATAGTGGGTCTTGAGGATGGTGCCCAGATTCGAGTTGTTGCCGAAGGACGGCGTCAGGAAGCCGCTCTTGCGGTCGACCGACGGATCGGGGTGCGACAGGTAGGGCGTATAGGCGACCGGGATCCCGAAGATCTCCATCGTCGCATCGCGGTAGCGGACCTCGTGCTCCTCATTGTCGTGCACGATGCGCACGGCGCGGATCTGCCACAGCGGCGGACGGGTGGGGTCCTCCTTGCAGAGGTCGCAGGGGCTGTAGACGCCGCGGTTGACGCGTGTCAGCCGGCCCTCGCGCCGCTCGCCCTCGGTGCCGGCCATCCGGCCGTTGTCGGTCATCAGGACGCGGATGTTCTCGATGAACACGTCCTTCAGGTCGTCGGTCAGCTCGGCATAATCGGCGAAGACGATGTCGCCCGACGGCTCCACCAACCTGATCTTGCCGGTGGCGGTGACGACCTTGGTCTTCTGGTTGTAGGTGATCTTGTCGGCGCGGACGCTGCGCTTGCCTTGCGCCAGCTCGACGTTGCCGCTGGCGGTCACGAGGCTGTTCACCTCGTCGAATGTGACCTGGTCGGCGGTGAGCAGCACCGGGTCCTGCTTCTGCCCCGTCCCGTTCGCGGTTCCGCCGGCCGGCTTGGTTCCGGGGACCGGATTGGCCGGCGACTGGGCCTGCGCCATGTCGGTGAAGGCCAGATCCACGGCGGCGACCCCACACGCCACCATCAGCCCGACGATGCCGGAGCGCAGGATGGGATTGGCGGCGGTCGGAGCTTTGGCGCGGGCGCGCCGGGAGACGTGCTTGAGCATGTCGGAACGATTGGGGGAAGCGAAAGCCCAAGTCAACGGTTTCAAGACCCTACCGCGGGCAATGTCTCCGTGTCGCCGTCCGCCCTGTGGCAGCAACGCCGCAGCCCCCGCCGCCGGAGCGGCGGCAGGAGCCGCGGGACTTCACCCAACCTGTCTCAAACGACCCGGAAGTTCTTGAACTGCCACGGATCGTCCTCGTCGATGTCCTCAGGGAACAGAGTGTTGCGGTCCTGCAGCGGCGTCCAGTCGCCATAGGCGCCGACCACCTCGCCCAGATAGGGGGAGGCGATGGCGAGCACTCGGCTGAAGTCGACCTCGTCCGGTTCCACCACGCCCCGAGTCGGGTTCTCCAGCGTCCAGACGATGCCGCCCAGAACGGTGGAGGTCACCTGCATCGAGGTGGCGTTGTTGTAGGGAGCCAGCGACCGCGCCGTGTCGATGTCGAGCCGCGAACCGTACCAGTAGGCGCCCTTGGAGTGGCCCATCAGCAGCACGCCCAGCTCGTCCATGCCGCCGGTGATTTCGTGCATCATCAGCCGCTGTTCGGCCTGCATGTTGTAGTTCTTTCCGACCAGCTCGTGCAGCGACATCACCGCGTCGTCGCAGGGATGGTAGGCATAATGGCAGGTCGGCCGGTAGACGACCTTGCCGCCCTCGCGCACCGTGAAATAGTCGGAGATCGAGATCGCCTCGCTGTGGGTGATGAGGAAGCCGTGGAACGGTCCCTCCAGCGGGGTCCAGGTGCGCACACGGGTGGCTGCACCCGGCCGCATCAGGTAGATGGCGGAATCGCAGCCGAACTCGTGGCGCCGTCCATCGGGCGGCAGGCCCTTCTCATGCGTGCCCCAGCCGAGCTCGGCCGGTTGGCAGCCCTCGCCGACGAAGCCGTCGATCGACCAGGTGTTGACGAATTCGCCGATCTGCTTGGGCTGGTTCGACACCTGGGTGTCGCGTTCGGCGACATGGATGGTCTTGATGCCCAGTTTCTGCGCCAGCCGGCCCCAGCCGTCGCGGTCGGTGGGGACCTCGGTCTCGACACCGGTGTCGGCGGCGATGTTCAGCAGAGCCTGCTTGACGAAATGCGACACCAGACCCGGATTCGCCCCGTGGGTGATCAGTGCGGTCGGGCCGCCTTCGAAGCGGCTGCGCAGCGCCAGAGCCGTTTCGCGCAGCGCGTAGTTGGAGCGCAGCGACGGTGACAGGCTGGAATCGGTGTAGCCGCCCGCCCACGGTTCGGTGCAGGTGTCGGTGTAGAATGCGCCGACCCGCTGGCAGAACTCGATCAGCGCGACCGACGAGACGTCGACCGACAGGTTGACCAGGAAATCGCCCTTGTCGATCAGCGGCTTCAGGATCTGGAAGAAGTTGTCGTTGTCGAGGGGGTTGTTGTGGAAGGCGACGCCGTAATGCTCCGCCTCCTCGCGCCCGCGCTCCTCGGCGGTGACGATGGTGATTCGGTCGGCGGTAAGTCCGTCGATGTGACGCAGAAGCAGAGGCAAGACACCCTGGCCAATCGAACCGAATCCAACGATGACCATGCGGCCTGTGAACGTGCAGAGCTTCGTGTCCAGGGCCATGATTTTTTGTCTCCCCGAGGTAGTTTAGGCCAACGACATGGTCAGGCGCTTCCGCCCACTTCGGAGAAGTGGGAGCGGAACGCGCCTGACCGGTGAATGTTACGGGTGTCTTTACGCTTTATCCACAGAAACCGGCGGCGCGATCAGGCTGCGCAGGAGCGCAGTTGATAGCCGGGCGTGGCAAGCAGCGGCGCGTCGGACACTTCGACGACGCGCGCCTGGTCGAAACCGTTGAAGGCGGTGCGCAGGCAGGAGCCGTAGGCGCCGAGCTGACCCAGCTCGATCCAGTCGCCGGCCTTGACGTCGGCCGGCAGGTGGAAGGGGCCGTTCATCCGGTCGGCGCTGTCGCAGGTGGGACCATAGAAGCTGAAGGCGGCATCCTCGGCGTCGGTCATCGCCTCGAACGGTCGGATCAGCCGCGCCGGGAAGCGGAAACCCGGCACGCCGGCATCCGACAGGGCGCCATAGACGCCGTCGTTGATGAACAGCACGTCGCCGCGCCGCTTCACCACCTGGACCACCAGCGAGACGCCGGGTGCGACCAGGGCACGGCCAGGCTCGCACCACAGGCGGCACTGCGCCGGCAGGTCGATGGATGCGATGCCGCGGGCGATGGCGGCCATGAAGTCGCCAAGCGGCGGCGGGGTCACGCCCGGATAGGACACGGGAAACCCTCCGCCGATGTCGAGCACATCGATGGACACGCCGCTCTCGGCGATGACGTAGCCGGCGAGCGCGATGGCGCGCTCGTAGGCCGAGGGGTCGAGCATCTGAGAGCCGACATGGAAGGACATCCCGACCTTCGGCGCCACGGCGCGGGCGGCGCGCAGCAGCTCCACCGCATCGGTCATGGCCGCGCCGAACTTGCCGGACAGGTCGTAGACGGCATTGCCCTTCGGCAGGGCCAGACGCACGACGAGGCCGAGGTCGGCGGCGTTGTCCGTCTCCTCCAGGATCTTGTCCAACTCCTCGCGGCTGTCGAGAACGAAGTCGCGGACGCCATACTGGCGATAGGCGTTGCGGATCGCCTGACGGCCCTTGACCGGGTGCATGTAATGCAGGACGGCGTCGGGGAACATCTGGCGGAGCAGCCGGATTTCACCGGGGGAGGCGACGTCGAAATGGCGCACGCCACCGGCCCACAGGGCACGCAGCACCGCGGGTTCCGGATTGCACTTCACGGCATAGAGAACGTCGCCGCTGCGGGCGACGGCGTCCGTCGCCTCGGCGAAGGCGGCCAGGAAACTGCCGGCGGTGTCCGCCAGCACGCCGGGACGGATGCAGTGCATCGGCTCTTCCGGGCGGTGCAGGGCGACGGCCTGCATGACGGTGGACCGGCGGCCGCTGGACAGTGAAACGGCGCTGCTGTCGTTGAGGCCGACGCGGCGCAGCGGGGTGACGGCGGAACGGGAACGCAGGAAACCCATGGCGCACTCCTATCCCCGGACGGCGGCGTGCAAACCGGTCCGGTGAGCAGACGGCGACTCGCTGCCGCGCCACGAACCGCACAGCACAAGGCTGTTGCGGGGGTGGTGCAGCGGAATCGGCGATTGATCGGATATGGGAAGGGGGGAGACGGAAAAAGCCGGTGCGAGCAGCGGCCCCGGGCTGTGAAGCTCCAGGCAACAGCGCGTCGTTTACCGGCTAAAGGGCTACCGTCTCACAGCCCCACCGTGGGCAGCGTACATACTGACCTCCCTCTCGGGACCGGCCCACTGGAATGGCCGGTTCTGCCAAAAAGGACGCGGTACGTCGTAGCATAACCACAGAGGGCCATAGGCACGTGCGGGTGCGTCGTGCCGTCTGATTTACGCTTTTCCCGCCGTGATTCAAGTGAATTTTTTAGGGCAGGAACAAGGCGCAGTCAGGCCGCGTCCACAGCCGCGGGCTCGAACAGGGGAAAGCGTGCGGCGATGGTGTCGCCGGTGGGGCTGGCGATCCACCCCTCCGGCCGCGTGAAGAAGCGGATGGTGGTGAAGCGGGGCCGAGGTCCCATGTCGAACCAGTGCGGGGTCCCGGCGGGAACGCTCAGCAGGTCGCCTGCTTCGCAAACCACGCGGAAGACGCGGCGGTCGAGATGGATGTAGAAGGCGCCCGACCCTTCGACGAAGAAGCGAGCCTCATCCTCGTCATGGGTGTGTTCGTCCAGGAATTTGGCGCGCAGGGCGGTGACGCCTTCGGTTGCCGGCGTCACCCGCATCACGTCGACGGAGCGGAAGCAGCGCGCCTCCTTCAGCGCCTCGACCGGCGCGGCGTAAGCCGCCAGAACCGCATCCCCGTCGCCGGACGCAGGCAGGGGAGTGCTGGCGGTCCAGCGTTCGAACAGGATGCCGACATGGGCCAGATGCCCGGCCATCAGCGCGGGATCGGCGGTGCTCAGTTCCGGCCGCCGCGCGTCGCTTTCCAGATACACGGTCAGCTTGCTCAATATCCGAACTCCTGCCGAACCATCCCACACAGCCTGAAGTGATGCCGGTTCCGGCGCAATAAGCCGAATCGCAAGCGCGACCCTTCGCCGCGCGATCAGCGGCTGCGCTGGAGCCCTATGGTCACGGCGACCGCGATCAGCAGAAGCAGTCCGACAAAAGCCGCCACCCCCGTCCATCCGTGATCGTGCCAGAACAGGCCGCCCAGCGTCCCGGCCAGCGTGGACCCCAGATAGTAGCAGAAGAGGTAGATGGACGACGCCTGTCCCCGCGCCACCATGGCCCGGCGGCCGATCCAGGCGGACACGATCGAATGGGCGCCGAAGAAGGCGAAGGTGAACAGGGCGATTCCGGGGGCGATGGCGAACAGGCTGTCAACCTCCAGCAGGAGCAGACCGCCGACCATCAGCGCCACCGCCGCCGCCAGGCTGCGGTTCGACCCGAAGCGTCCCGACCAGCCGCCGAACAGCGGCGAGCTGACGACGCCGAAGCTGTAGACCAGGAACACCGCGCCGACGACCGCCGGCCGCAGCTCGAACGGCGGCTCGCTCAGGCGGAAGCCGATATAGTTGAAGACGGTGACGAAGCCTCCCATCAGCAGGAAGCCCAGCGAGAACAGCCCGAGCAGCGCCGGATCGGTCAGCAGCCCGCGCCAGGCCCGCACCAGCGCCTTCAGCCCGGCGGCGCGGCGGACGAAATGGCGCGACGGCGGCAGGGCGAACCAGACGGTGACCGCTGCGGCCACCGCCAGCGCACCCACCACCCCGACCGCCAGCCTCCAGGTGCCGAGATCGGTGACGATGGCGGTCAGCACGCGGCCGGACATGCCGCCGATGGCGGTGCCGCCGATATAGAGCCCCATGGCGACGCCGGCCGATTTCGGATCGACCTCTTCGGAGACATAGGCCATGGCGACGGCCGGCAGGCCGCTCAGCGCCAGCCCTTCCAGCGCCCGCACCGCCAGGAAGCCGTGCCAGTCCGGCATCAGCGCGCCGACGATGCCCAGCAGCCCGGCGGCGAGCAGGGCCGCCACCATCACCGGCTTGCGCCCGATCCCGTCGGAGATGGCGCCCGCCACCAGCAGGGCTCCGGCCAGCACGCCGGTGGTCAGCGACAGCGACAGGCTGGATTCGGCCGGCGTGACCCCGAACTCCCGCACGAAGTCGGGCAGAAGCGGCTGGACGCAATAGAGCGTCGCGAAGGTGGAGAAGCCGGCGACGAACAGGATGCGGCTGGCACGGCGATAGGCGGGGGTGCCGGCCTGCAGATAGCCCGTATCGGCACCGGTCTCGATCTCGTCGCGCACGCGCTCGGCTCCATGGTCGCTGTTCGCGCCGGCTGCTGCAGCGCACCAGCGACATTGCCCTGTGGAGTACCTTCCTTCCAACAGCCGCCACGGCGCAGCCGCCATGACGTTCGCGCAGGTCCCTATCGGGAGTGGTGCCGCCGCGGCCTTGCACTGGACCTTGGCCGGGCCGCGCCGTATAACCAATGCCCCACACAATTCGTTGATTGTTCGAGCCATGCACGACCTTCGCGCCATCCGTGAGAATCCCGAAGCCTTCGACCGCGGTCTCGGCCGCCGCGGACTGGCGCCGATGTCGTCCTCTCTGCTCGACCTCGACGGCCGCCGCCGTGCCGCGCAGACCCAGATGCAGGAGATGCAGGCCCGCCGGAACGAGGCGGCCAAGGAAGTCGGCCTCGCCAAGCGCGAGGGCC is a window encoding:
- a CDS encoding LPS-assembly protein LptD — translated: MLKHVSRRARAKAPTAANPILRSGIVGLMVACGVAAVDLAFTDMAQAQSPANPVPGTKPAGGTANGTGQKQDPVLLTADQVTFDEVNSLVTASGNVELAQGKRSVRADKITYNQKTKVVTATGKIRLVEPSGDIVFADYAELTDDLKDVFIENIRVLMTDNGRMAGTEGERREGRLTRVNRGVYSPCDLCKEDPTRPPLWQIRAVRIVHDNEEHEVRYRDATMEIFGIPVAYTPYLSHPDPSVDRKSGFLTPSFGNNSNLGTILKTHYYWDIGPDQDATFDLHYYSQQGPLLGGQYRKRFENGRLELEGAITRGDGGNSSTAPKETRNRGYIAARGLFDIDETWRAGFDIKRASDPTFLRRYYDFRDDYLTSKAYVEGFRGRNYAAITGYSFQDMRYGNSIPEPVALPYAQYNALGEPGSLFGGRWSLDTSLLGVSRFKNAGPDTQRVVVQPGWERNIVSNAGFVTTLSGSVLVAGYTAQQFNSANPTARGDDNIGRFRFFPQGQATVRYPFVRYGENSSQLIEPIGQMTFAPKLPNGRVFPNEDSLDIEFDDVNLLQPNRFTGIDRLDDGMRITYGLRTAIYGNTQGSASLFLGQSRRLTESSAGFTGGSGLEDSVSDYVGRLDLQPADWLDVNYGFRIDHETLRPRRHSLNASAGVPLLRLSTSYTYVDQTTSRTAVTRDRVEQASFGVSSQFSDYWSIGISHSQAMEPQPGPRSSLAVLSYADECLVFQTIARRDYTVSTTGEQDGNTIFFRLVFKNVGEFKSPGINAGFLGGGSANQ
- a CDS encoding homospermidine synthase is translated as MALDTKLCTFTGRMVIVGFGSIGQGVLPLLLRHIDGLTADRITIVTAEERGREEAEHYGVAFHNNPLDNDNFFQILKPLIDKGDFLVNLSVDVSSVALIEFCQRVGAFYTDTCTEPWAGGYTDSSLSPSLRSNYALRETALALRSRFEGGPTALITHGANPGLVSHFVKQALLNIAADTGVETEVPTDRDGWGRLAQKLGIKTIHVAERDTQVSNQPKQIGEFVNTWSIDGFVGEGCQPAELGWGTHEKGLPPDGRRHEFGCDSAIYLMRPGAATRVRTWTPLEGPFHGFLITHSEAISISDYFTVREGGKVVYRPTCHYAYHPCDDAVMSLHELVGKNYNMQAEQRLMMHEITGGMDELGVLLMGHSKGAYWYGSRLDIDTARSLAPYNNATSMQVTSTVLGGIVWTLENPTRGVVEPDEVDFSRVLAIASPYLGEVVGAYGDWTPLQDRNTLFPEDIDEDDPWQFKNFRVV
- a CDS encoding type III PLP-dependent enzyme, with translation MGFLRSRSAVTPLRRVGLNDSSAVSLSSGRRSTVMQAVALHRPEEPMHCIRPGVLADTAGSFLAAFAEATDAVARSGDVLYAVKCNPEPAVLRALWAGGVRHFDVASPGEIRLLRQMFPDAVLHYMHPVKGRQAIRNAYRQYGVRDFVLDSREELDKILEETDNAADLGLVVRLALPKGNAVYDLSGKFGAAMTDAVELLRAARAVAPKVGMSFHVGSQMLDPSAYERAIALAGYVIAESGVSIDVLDIGGGFPVSYPGVTPPPLGDFMAAIARGIASIDLPAQCRLWCEPGRALVAPGVSLVVQVVKRRGDVLFINDGVYGALSDAGVPGFRFPARLIRPFEAMTDAEDAAFSFYGPTCDSADRMNGPFHLPADVKAGDWIELGQLGAYGSCLRTAFNGFDQARVVEVSDAPLLATPGYQLRSCAA
- a CDS encoding 1,2-dihydroxy-3-keto-5-methylthiopentene dioxygenase, with the translated sequence MSKLTVYLESDARRPELSTADPALMAGHLAHVGILFERWTASTPLPASGDGDAVLAAYAAPVEALKEARCFRSVDVMRVTPATEGVTALRAKFLDEHTHDEDEARFFVEGSGAFYIHLDRRVFRVVCEAGDLLSVPAGTPHWFDMGPRPRFTTIRFFTRPEGWIASPTGDTIAARFPLFEPAAVDAA
- a CDS encoding MFS transporter; protein product: MRDEIETGADTGYLQAGTPAYRRASRILFVAGFSTFATLYCVQPLLPDFVREFGVTPAESSLSLSLTTGVLAGALLVAGAISDGIGRKPVMVAALLAAGLLGIVGALMPDWHGFLAVRALEGLALSGLPAVAMAYVSEEVDPKSAGVAMGLYIGGTAIGGMSGRVLTAIVTDLGTWRLAVGVVGALAVAAAVTVWFALPPSRHFVRRAAGLKALVRAWRGLLTDPALLGLFSLGFLLMGGFVTVFNYIGFRLSEPPFELRPAVVGAVFLVYSFGVVSSPLFGGWSGRFGSNRSLAAAVALMVGGLLLLEVDSLFAIAPGIALFTFAFFGAHSIVSAWIGRRAMVARGQASSIYLFCYYLGSTLAGTLGGLFWHDHGWTGVAAFVGLLLLIAVAVTIGLQRSR